One genomic region from Delphinus delphis chromosome 14, mDelDel1.2, whole genome shotgun sequence encodes:
- the ASCC3 gene encoding activating signal cointegrator 1 complex subunit 3 isoform X3 has product MALPRLTGALRSFSNVTKQDNYNEEVTDLQLKRSKLHEQTVGLDLTWMKIVKFLNEKLEKSEMQSVNEDLKDILQAAKQIGDCPFWKRRPDGEEEDETMSKAFDRFKGPR; this is encoded by the exons ATGGCTTTACCTCGTCTCACAGGAGCCTTGCGCTCCTTTTCAAATGTCACCAAGCAAGATAATTATAATGAAGAAGTGACTGACTTACAG TTGAAGCGGTCTAAACTTCATGAACAAACTGTAGGTTTGGACCTGACATGGATGAAGATTGTAAAATTTTTGAATGAAAAGCTGGAGAAGAGTGAAATGCAAAGTGTAAATGAAGACTTAAAAGATATATTGCAGGCTGCAAAACAAATAG GTGACTGTCCATTCTGGAAGAGGAGGCCAGATGGAGAAGAAGAAGATGAGACAATGAGCAAAGCTTTTGACAGATTCAAAGGACCAAGATGA